One Nonomuraea angiospora DNA segment encodes these proteins:
- a CDS encoding PrsW family intramembrane metalloprotease yields the protein MPVQRPSKALLIGLVVSSALALIVLTFMLLSGGPVGFALSALLGVAPLPVLLAAVLSLDRLEPEPKLNLAFAFAWGAGVAIVLGLALSFVGEALFTRAGLGEAVVDDVGTVLLAPVIEEALKGAALLLLLRRRQEIDGLTDGIVYASMAGLGFAAVENVGYYLLAYNEDGAGGALQLFVIRGLIDPLGHPIYTSMIGLGVAYALTRRTVARFAAIPLGYLGAVFLHGLWNGSATTGSLAWVAAAYLVIMGALILLITVTVVERRQLVTRMGLYLPGYQQTGLITEADVRMLSTLSGRKAARKWARGAGLGRAMSDYQQAATELTMLHLRAERQGMDPVRFAVERDAHLGMMANARRW from the coding sequence ATGCCAGTCCAGCGTCCCAGCAAGGCCCTCTTGATCGGCCTGGTCGTGTCCAGCGCCCTGGCGTTGATCGTGCTGACCTTCATGCTGCTGTCGGGCGGGCCCGTGGGGTTCGCGCTGTCCGCGCTGCTGGGCGTGGCCCCGCTGCCGGTGCTGCTGGCCGCCGTGCTCTCGCTCGACAGGCTGGAGCCCGAGCCGAAGCTGAACCTGGCGTTCGCCTTCGCGTGGGGCGCGGGGGTGGCGATCGTGCTGGGCCTCGCGCTGTCGTTCGTGGGGGAGGCGCTGTTCACCAGGGCCGGGCTCGGTGAGGCGGTCGTCGACGACGTGGGCACCGTCCTGCTGGCCCCCGTGATCGAGGAGGCGCTCAAGGGCGCGGCGCTGCTGCTGCTCCTGCGCCGGCGGCAGGAGATCGACGGGCTGACCGACGGCATCGTGTACGCCTCCATGGCCGGCCTGGGCTTCGCGGCCGTGGAGAACGTCGGCTACTACCTGCTCGCGTACAACGAGGACGGGGCCGGCGGGGCGCTGCAACTGTTCGTGATCAGGGGCCTCATCGACCCGCTCGGCCACCCCATCTACACCTCCATGATCGGCCTCGGCGTCGCCTACGCCCTGACCAGGCGCACCGTGGCCAGGTTCGCCGCGATCCCGCTCGGCTACCTGGGCGCGGTCTTCCTGCACGGCCTCTGGAACGGCTCCGCCACCACGGGCTCCCTGGCCTGGGTGGCCGCCGCGTACCTCGTGATCATGGGGGCGCTCATCCTGCTGATCACCGTGACCGTCGTCGAACGCCGCCAGCTCGTCACCAGGATGGGCCTCTACCTGCCCGGTTACCAGCAGACCGGGCTGATCACGGAGGCCGACGTCAGGATGCTCAGCACGCTGTCCGGCCGCAAGGCGGCCCGCAAGTGGGCCAGGGGCGCCGGGCTGGGCCGGGCCATGAGCGACTACCAGCAGGCGGCGACGGAGCTGACCATGCTGCACCTGCGGGCCGAGCGCCAGGGCATGGACCCGGTCCGCTTCGCCGTGGAACGCGACGCGCATCTCGGCATGATGGCGAACGCCCGCCGCTGGTGA
- a CDS encoding pyridoxamine 5'-phosphate oxidase family protein, with protein sequence MSWVEIGSEAELRELLGEVMPRAATKERVRLHERDREWLAASPFCLIATSDAAGACDVSPKGDPAGFVHVIDDTTIAIPDRPGNRRADGFLNVLRNPHVGLIFLIPGRNETLRINGRARLLRDAPFFDEMIVKGHRPHLALVVEIEQIFFHCAKAFLRSSLWKPDSWEPEVLPSHARLVKDVQKVEESLEQLESYYGKSYAERLYG encoded by the coding sequence ATGAGCTGGGTGGAGATCGGGTCCGAGGCTGAACTCCGCGAATTGCTCGGCGAGGTCATGCCGAGGGCGGCGACCAAGGAGCGCGTACGGCTGCACGAGCGTGACCGGGAGTGGCTGGCGGCCTCCCCGTTCTGCCTGATCGCCACGTCGGACGCCGCGGGCGCCTGCGACGTCTCGCCCAAGGGCGACCCGGCCGGGTTCGTCCACGTCATCGACGACACCACGATCGCCATCCCGGACCGGCCGGGCAACCGCAGGGCCGACGGATTCCTCAACGTCCTGAGGAACCCGCACGTCGGGCTCATCTTCCTGATCCCCGGCCGCAACGAGACCCTGCGCATCAACGGCCGGGCCAGGCTCCTGCGCGACGCCCCGTTCTTCGACGAGATGATCGTGAAGGGCCACCGCCCGCACCTCGCGCTCGTGGTGGAGATCGAGCAGATCTTCTTCCACTGCGCCAAGGCGTTCCTGCGCTCCTCGCTGTGGAAGCCGGACAGCTGGGAGCCCGAGGTCCTGCCCTCGCACGCGAGGCTCGTCAAGGACGTGCAGAAAGTGGAGGAGAGCCTCGAACAGCTCGAGAGCTACTACGGCAAGTCCTACGCCGAGCGCCTGTACGGCTGA